The genomic window GACGGCAGCGGGAACGTGACCTGGGAGACCGGCGCCAACCGGACCGCCACCGTCCCGGCCGGCGGCAGGGCCGTACTGAACGACACCTGGCGCAACTGACCGCCGGCGCAGCCCCGTACCGCCGATTCACCCCTCTGCGGCAGGACCCGGCACACTGTGGTCTTCCACCGATCTTGACCACAGAGGGGACCCCCACCCATGAAGGGCTTCCGCACCTTCCTGCTCCGCGGCAACGTCGTCGATCTCGCGGTCGGCATCGTCATCGGCGCCGCCTTCACCGCCCTGGTGAACGGCTTCGTCAAGGCGTTCCTGACCCCGATCGTCGGCATCATCAGCGGCGCCACCGGCAACTTCAGTGCCAGGACCTTCCACGCCTCGGGAGTCACCTTCCCCTACGGCATCTTCATCGACGCGACGATCAGCTTCGTGATCGTCGCGGCGGTGATCTACTTCCTGGTCATGCTGCCGATGAACCGGATGCAGGAGAGGTTCTTCCCGAAGGCCACGGGCGCGCCGATGCGCGAGTGCCCGGAGTGCCTGACGGCGATACCGGCGGCGGCCAAGCGATGCAGCGCCTGCACCGCACCGGTGCCGCCGACGGTGGCCCCCCAGGGCGGCCCCGCGGACGTCGCGCGGTAGCAGCCGGCCGATCAGCGGCAGGACAGGGCCCGGGGCGCGACGCCCCGGGCCCCGTCCTTTCCTCCTGCGGCGAGCGTCCGGCGCCGCCTCAGCAGCGGCGCCGCTCGGCCCCCTCGTCCGGGTCGAGCGCGGCCAGCAGTTCGGTCAGCGCGGCCCGGCTGCCGTCGTCCAGCGGCGCCAGGATCTCGGCGGCCGCCGTGCGCCTGGCGCTCCGCAGGTCGTCCAGTGCCCGGCGGCCGCCGTCGCACAGCTCGATCCTGATCACCCGGCGGCTGTGCGGATCGGGCACCCGGCGCAGCAGTTCCTGCTCCTCCAGCGCGTCCACCAGCGTGGTCACCGCCCGCGGCACCACGTCCAGACGCTGGGCGAGATCCGCCATCCGCGGCGGCTCGTCGCAGTGCGCGAGCGTCCGCAGCAGCCTGGCCTGCGCGGGCGTGATGCCCAGCGGTTCGAGCAGCCGGCGCTGGGCGCGGTGCAGCCGCCTGCTCAGCCGCAGCAGCTGGTCGGCGAGCCGCCCGGTGACCTCGTCCGCTGTCGCGGGCGCCGGGCCTGCCGCCTGCGCGGTCTCGGTGGTGCGGGTGTCCATGGAATACAGCCTAGCAGGACGTAGTTCATTGTGAGCGTAGGTAACAATGACCTACACTCTTCGTCGGGGACTCGCGTACCCCCGACCACGCCGTCACATCCCGAGGAGTCCTTTGCGCCCCGAAAACGATCTCGCGTCCCGGTGGACCCCACCGCAGAAGAAACCCGCCGCGCCCACCGACGTCCGCCGCATCGTGCGGCTGTTCCGGCCCTACCGCGGCCGGCTGGCCGTCGTCGGCGTCCTGGTCGCCCTGTCCTCGCTGGTCTCCGTCGCCTCGCCGTTCCTGCTGCGGGCGATCCTGGACACCGCGATCCCGCAGGGCCGCACCGGCCTGCTGAGCCTGCTGGCGCTCGGCATGATCGCCACCGCCGTCGCCACCGGGGTCTTCGGCGTCCTGCAGACCCTGATCTCCACCACCGTCGGCCAGCGCGTCATGCACGATCTGCGGACCGCCGTCTACGAGCGGCTGCAGCGCATGTCGCTGGCCTTCTTCACCCGCACCCGCACCGGCGAGGTGCAGTCCAGGATCGCCAACGACATCGGCGGCATGCAGGCCACCGTTACCTCCACCGCGACGTCGCTGGTCTCCAACGCCACTGCCGTGATCGCCTCTGTCGTGGCGATGGCGGCCCTGGACTGGCGGCTGACCATCGTCTCCCTGCTGCTGCTCCCGCTCTTCGTCTGGATCGCCCGCCGGGTCGGCCGCGAGCGCAAGAAGATCGCCACCGAGCGGCAGAAGCAGATGGCCTCGATGTCCGCCATCGTCACCGAGTCGCTGTCGGTCAGCGGCATCCTGCTCGGCCGCACCATGGGCCGGGCCGACTCGCTCACCCGTGACTTCTCCACCGAGTCCGAGCGCCTGGTCGACCTCGAAGTGCGCTCCAACATGCAGGGCCGCTGGCGGATGGCCGTCATCGGCATCGTCATGTCGGCGATGCCCGCCCTGCTGTACTGGGCGGCCGGACTGACCACCGGCCACGGCGGTCCCGCCATCTCCATCGGCACCCTGGTCGCCTTCGTCTCGCTCCAGCAGGGCCTCTTCCGGCCCACCGTCTCGCTGCTGGCCACCGGCGTGCAGATGCAGACGTCGCTGGCGCTCTTCCAGCGCATCTTCGAATACCTCGACCTCCCGCTCGACATCACCGAGCGCCCCGGCGCGCGGAGCCTGGGGACGGTACGCGGCGACGTCGCCTTCGATGGCGTGGACTTCGCCTACGACCCCGAGTCCGGCGCCCCGACCCTGCGCGGCATCGACGTGACCGTGCCCGCCGGCGGCAGCCTGGCCGTCGTCGGCGCGACGGGTTCCGGCAAGAGCACCCTGAGCTATCTGGTGCCGCGGCTCTACGACGTGACGGCCGGCCGGGTCACCATCGACGGCATCGACGTCCGCGATCTGACCTTCGACACGCTGGCCGCCGCGGTGGGCGTGGTCTCCCAGGAGACCTACCTCTTCCACGCCTCGGTCGCGGAGAACCTGCGCTTCGCCAAGCCGGACGCGACCGACGAGGAGATCCACGCCGCCGCCAGGGCCGCGCAGATCCACGACCACATCACCGGCCTGCCCGACGGCTACGACACGCTGGTCGGCGAGCGCGGCTACCGCTTCTCCGGCGGCGAGAAGCAGCGGCTGGCCATCGCCCGCACGATCCTGCGGAACCCGCCGGTGCTCATCCTCGACGAGGCCACCAGCGCCCTGGACACCAGGACCGAGCAGGCCGTCCAGGACGCCATCGACACCCTGTCGGCCGGGCGCACCACCCTCACCATCGCCCACCGGCTGTCCACCGTCCGCGACGCCGACCAGATCGTGGTGCTGGACGCCGGGCGGATCGTCGAACGCGGCACGCACGACGAACTCCTCGCGGCGGGCGGCCGCTACGCCGCTCTGGTGCGACGCGACACGCAACTGGCCACCAGCGCGCCCTGAGCCGGGCGTCCGCACCCTTGCGGGCCCGACATTACCGGAGAGTAGGGTGTGGCTCCGGCGGGACGTACCCGCCGGTCAGGAGGTACGCCCCGGTGCCCGCACGTTCCGCCCAGCTGCTCGCCGGCCTGCTCGCCGGCGCGGCCGTCACCCACTTCGCCCGGCCCGAGCCCTACGACGCCCTGGTGCCGTCCGCGCTGCCCGGCAGCGCCCGCACCTGGACGCAGGCCAGCGGAGCGGTGGAGGCCGTGCTCGCCGCGGCCGTCGCCCTGCCCGCGACCCGCCGCACGGGCGCCCTGCTCACCGCGGGCTTCTTCGTCGCCGTCTTCCCGGCCAACGTCAAGATGGCCTACGACTGGCGCCACCGGCGCACCCCCTACCGGGCCGCCGCCTACGCCCGGCTGCCGGTCCAGGTGCCGCTGGTGCTCTGGGCGCTGAAGGTCAGCCGCTCGGCGGGGGTGACGTCACCAGGATGACGTCGAGGGTGCGCGGGCCGTGGACGCCTTCGACGCGTTCGAGCTCGATGTCGCTGGTGGCGGAGGGTCCGGAGATCCAGGTCTGCGGGCGGGCGGGGTCCAGCCGGGGGAGCGCCTGGGGGAGCGAGTCGACGACCTGGCCGGACGCGTCGATGACGCAGACGTGGTGGTCGGGGACGAGGGTGAGGACCCGTCGTCCCTGGTCGGGTGCCGCGTCCAGGACGATGGTGCCGGTCTCGGCGATGGCCAGGGCGCAGCCGGTGACCACCGTGTCGACGGCGTCGAGTTGGCGCGGGGTGAGCGGGTCCGCGTCGGTGTCGTGATGGACGTCGACGCCGGTCGCGGCGCTGAGCCAGGCTGCGGGGACCCCCGGTGGCACGACGGCGGTGCGCGTCCCGTGCTCGCTGAGGAGCCGGGCGACGGTGGCGGGCAGCCCGGCCTGGTCGGTGTGGTGGACGTGGGCGCGGTAGTCGGTGAGGTTGTCGGCGAGCAGGGCGGTGCGTTGCTCGGGGGTGTGGTGGACATGGGTGGTGAGGTACGTGCGGGGGACGGCGGTGGGATCGGGGGTGGTGGATGCGGGGTTGCCGAGCGCCTGCCGGATGCGGCGGAGGATCTCCTCGCGCGCGCCGTCAGCCGGGCCGGGGGAGCCGTCGGGAGCCTGGTGGATGGTCATGGCTGGGGAGTGCCTTCGGTGGAGTGGTGGTGTTTCCACCAGTGGTTGAAGGTGTGCGCGGGGAGCGGCGGGAGATCGCGGGTGTTGGTCCAGGCGGCGGCGGGACCTGGCGGGTTCTTGGGGTGCAGGCGCCGGGTCTTGGTGGCGAGGCTCTGGGCCTGATGGAGGGTCCGCGGGTGGGTGAGCGTCCAGGTCGCCGCGCGCATGGCGGCGCGCATCGCGGCGTGGCCCGATGCCGGCGTGGCCGTGGCGGGGGTTCCGCGGCTGGTGGTGGTTCCGCCCTGGGCGGTCTGTTCGCGCAGGTGGACCAGGATCTGGGGGATGTTGATGGCGACCGGGCAGACGTCGTAGCAGGCGCCGCACAGGGTGGAGGCGTAGGGGAGCGAAGCGGTCAGGGGCGTGCTGGTGCCCTGGAGTTGGGGCGTGAGGATGGCGCCGATGGGGCCGGGGTAGGGGGTGCCGTAGGCGTGGCCCCCGGCGCGTTCGTAGACGGGGCAGACGTTCAGGCAGGCCGAGCAGCGGATGCAGCGGAGGGCCTCGCGTCCGGTGGTGTCGGCGAGGGTGTCGGTGCGCCCGTTGTCCAGCAGGACCAGGTGGAAGTTCTGCGGCCCGTCGTGGCTGGTGGTGCCGGTCCACATGGTGGTGTAGGGGTTCATGCGTTCCGCGGTGGAGGAGCGCGGGAGGGTCTGCAGGAAGACTTCCAGGTCCTGCCAGGTGGGGATGGTCTTCTCGATCCCGACCAGGGAGATGAGCGTGTCGGGCAGGGTCAGGCACATCCGGCCGTTGCCCTCGGATTCCAGCACGACGAGGGTGCCGGTCTCGGCCACCATGAAGTTGGCCCCGGAGATGGCGACTTTGGTGGTGAGGAATTTCTCCCGGAGGTGCAGCCGGGCGGCCTCGGCGAGGGCCGCGGGGTCGTCGGTGAGGTCCTCGGGGGCGGGGCGGCCCCAGGCCGCCATCTGGTCGGTGAAGATGTCGCGGATCTGGTGGCGGTTCCTGTGGATGGCGGGGACCAGGATGTGGGAGGGCCGGTCGTCGCCGAGTTGGACGATGAGTTCGGCCAGGTCGGTCTCGTAGGCGGTGATGCCCTCGGCCTGGAGGGCCTCGTTGAGGCCGGTTTCCTGGGTGGCCATGGATTTGACCTTGACGACCTGGGTCTCGCCGGTGGCGTGGATCAGGTCGGCGATGATGCGGTTGGCCTGGTCGGCGTCGGCGGCCCAGTGGACGGTTCCGCCGGCCGCCGTCACCGCGGCTTCGAGTTGCCGGAGGTAGTGGTCGAGATGGGCCAGCGTGTGGTCCTTGATCGCGGCGCCCGCCGCCCGGAGTTGCGGCCAGTCGCTGAGCTCGCCGATCGCGGTGGCGCGTTTGTCGCGGATCGTGCGGGTGGCGTGGCGCAGGTTCGCGCGCAGCTGGGTGTCCTGGGTGGAGACCGCGGCGGCCTGCGGAAACGAGGGCAAACCCACGAACGTACCGCTCATCGGATCTTTCCCGTCAGCTCGGGGGCGGTGTAGGGCTGGTCCTCGGTGGAGGCGAGGATCTCGGCGATGTGCACGGCCCGCAGCGCGGTGCCCTGGCGGGAGATCATGCCGCCGAGGTGCATCAGGCAGGAGTTGTCGGCGCCGCAGAGGACCTCCGCGCCGGTGCCGGCCGCGTTGTCGATCTTGTCCTGGCCCATCGCGGCGGAGACATGGGGGTTCTTCACCGCGAAGGTCCCGCCGAAGCCGCAGCACTCCTCCGCCCTGGGCAACTCCCGCAGTTCCAGGCCGCGTACGGCCTCCAGCAGCTGCCGGGGGCGCCCGCCCAGGCCCAGCACCCGCAGCCCGTGGCAGGAGGGGTGGTAGGTCACCGTGTGCGGGAAGTACGCGCCGACGTCGGTGACCCCCAGCACGTCGACCAGGAACTCGGTGAGCTCGTAGGTCCGCGGCACCGCCAGCGCCGCCGCGCGCGCCAGCCCGGCCGCCGACTCCCGGCCCTCCTCGGCGGCGCGCTGCGCGATCCGCGGGTAGCTCTCCCGCACCATCGCCGCGCAGGACCCCGACGGCGTCACCACGTAGTCGTACCCCTCGAACACCGACGCGTGGTGCCGCACCAGCGGCTCGCTCAGATGCCGGTAACCGGTGTTGTACTGCGGCTGCCCGCAACAGGTCTGCCCCGGCGGGAAGTCCACCTCCACGCCCAGCCGCTCCAGCAACCGCACCACCGCCCGCCCCGTCTCCGGGTAGAGCAGGTCATTCACACAGGTCACGAAGAGTGCTACACGCATGGGTCCTCCGTGGCGCCCCGGCGCGGGCCGGGCTGATCTCGATCATGCATGCGCTCATACTGCCGCAATCCCCTTCCCCAGGGAAGGAGACATCCGATGTCTGTTCCTCGGGTGGGCCCGTTCAGCGCGCGCTTTCGAGCGACCGGTCGCGCCCGGGTCCGGCAGGGCGGGCCGGATCCGCGGGGGCCTCGGCCAGCAGCGCGCGGATCTCGCGCACGGCGCTGCGGCCGGCGCGGTTGGCGCCGATGGTGCTCGCGGAGGGTCCGTAGCCGACCAGATGGATCCGCGGGTCCTTGACCACCCGGGTGCCCTCCACCGCGATGCCGCCGCCGGGCTCGCGCAGCCGCAGCGGGGCGAGGTGGTCGAGGGCGGCACGGAATCCGGTCGCCCACAAGATCGCGTCGGCGTCCAGGGTGCGGCCGTCGTCCCAGGCGACGCCGTGCGGTGTGATCCGGTCGAACATCTCCTGCCGCCGCAGAATGCCGCGCTCCATCGCCTGCTGGACGGCGTCGGTGGCCGCCAGCCCGGTCACGCTCACCACGCTCTGCGGCGGCAGCCCCTCACGAACCCGCTGCTCGACCAGGGCGACCGCCCCGCGCCCCCATTCCTCGGTGAAGGGCCCGCTGTGGAAGACCGGCGGCCGCCGGGTCACCCAGGTGGTCCGCGCCACCTCGGCCAGCTCCATCAGCAGCTGCACCGCCGAGGTGCCGCCGCCGACCACGACCACGTGCGAGCCGGCGAAGTCCGCCGCGCCCCGGTAGCCCGCCGTGTGCAACTGGCGGCCGAGGAAGGTCTCCTGGCCCGGGTAGTACGGCAGGAAGGGGCGGTCCCATGTCCCGGTGGCGTTGATCAGCGCCCGCGCCGACCAGGTCCCCGCGCCGGTCTCGATCCGCAGCCGCCCGCCGTCCCCTTCGCGTACCGCGGCCACGTCCACCGGGCGGTGCACCCGCAGGTCGAACCGCTGCTCGTAGCGCGCGAAGTAGTCGCCCACCACCTCGGCCGAGGGCCGCTCCGGGTCGCCGTCGCCCAGCGGCATCCCGGGAAGGTCGTGCACCCTGTGCGCCTTGCCGTAGGTCAGCGACGGCCAGCGGAACTGCCAGGCGCCGCCCGCGCCGGGGGAGTGGTCGAGCATCACGAAGCCGGTGTCCGGGGCGAGGCCCGCGCGGCGCAGGAAATACCCCGCGGACAGGCCCGCCTGGCCCGCGCCGACGACGGCCACCTCGACCTCACGCACCGCATCGTTCATGGCTGTGCCAACGGTGTGACCGGCGGAATCCTTCCCCGCCCGGCCGCCCGCCCGGCCGTCAGCCGCAGCCTGCCGCGGGTGCCGGCTCCGCGGCCGGCATCCGCGGCTCGGACGCCCAGCGGCGCAGCCGCGCGACCCGCTCCGCGGCCTCCTCCAGCCGCCACTGGGGCAGGTCGCCGTCGGCCACCGCCCGGGCCGCCGCGGCGTGGATGGCGTCGCGCACGCCCGCCCCGCTCGACGGGCCGAGCCGTACGAGATCGACACCGGCGATCCAGGCCAGCACCGCGGCGCCGGGCACGCCCCAGCCGTCGACGATCGAGGGCGCGTCGAGCGTGTCGCTCAGGACGACGCCGCCGTAACCCAACTCGCCGCGCAGCACGCCGGTCACCGCCCGGATGCTGAGCATCGCGGGCAGCTGCTCGTCGCCGGGCACCGGGGCGTGCCCGGCGGTGATCGCCCGCACGCCGGCGGCCGCGCCCTCGGCGAACGGCCGCAGACTGCCTCCGGCGGTGAAGGGGCCGAGGGCCGCGGCCACGCCGTGCGTCTGCAGGTCGGTGACGAAGACGCGGGTCTGGTCGGCGCGCAGTTCTGGGCGGACGGCCAGATGGAGGTTCGCGCCCGCTGCGACGAGGTCGGCCGCGGCCGCGTTGCCGTCACCGCTGCCGTGTGCGTCCCCGCCCGGATGCCCGGCGAGCGCGTCGGGCAGTGCCGCGCGCAGCGCCTCCGCCGTCACCCGCGCGGCCGGACCCTGTGCGTCCACGGCCGCGCCCGGGGTGCCGTTCTCCAGGCCGCGCAGTATCCACTCGGGCAGCCGCCCATGCCGCCCGCGCACGGTGGGCAGCAAACAGGAGTCGACCAATGCGGTGAGCCGGCGCAACACGTTCACTCCCCTCCGGGCAAGCGGGCATGCACGGGACGGCGTCCAGGCCCGCTGAATGGTACAGACCAATTGCACCCCACGGCAATGACCCCCCAGGAAGCCACGAACAACCCCACCCCCACCGGCCTGGAGGGAAAGCCCACCGCCACTGGCAGCCCCGCAGGGGCGCGGGGAACTGCGCGACAAGCCACCGCGCCGGTGAGGACGCCACGCCACAGCAAGTGGCACTTCCTCGCGCGCCCGGGAGGAGAATGACCGCATGGCCGACCACTACCGCTCGCGCGTCATCGACGTCTCCACCGGCTCGGTGGAGTCCGTGTACGACCTCACCGCCGACTGCGCGGACTTCCTCCGGGAGGAGGCCGGCGGCAGCGACGGCCTGCTCAACGTCTTCGTGCCGCACGCCACCGCAGGCGTCGCCGTCATCGAGATGGGCGCGGGCAGCGACGACGACCTGCTCGCCGCCCTGCGTGACCTGCTGCCCGCCGACGACCGGTGGCGGCACCGGCACGGCAGCCCGGGGCACGGCCGCGACCACGTGCTCCCTGCGCTGGTGCCGCCGCACGCCACGCTGCCGGTGGTCGGCGGCCGGCTGGAGCTGGGCACCTGGCAGTCCGTGGTGCTGGTGGACACCAACCGGGACAACCCGCGCCGACAGGTGCGGCTGAGCTTCCTGGCCTGAGGTCCGCCTCTGCAGCGGCCCTGCTCCAGGGCCCGTCCGACGCACCCCGCCTGCCCGGCAGGGCCTACCGCAGCCCCCCGGACAGGAAGTCCGCCAGGTCGTATCCGACCGGCTCCTGCAGTTGCGCGTACGTGCATTGCTCGGGTTCGCGGTCCGGGCGCCAGCGCCGGAACTGCGCGGTGTGGCGGAAGCGGTCGCCCTGCATGTGGTCGTAGGCGACCTCGACGACCCGCTCGGGGCGCAGCGGCACCCAGGACAGATCCTTCTTGCCGGTCCACCGGCTGGGGCCACCCGGCAGCCGGCCGGACGCCTGCGCCTCCTCGCTCGCCCAGTCCTGCCACGGGTGGCCGGCCACCGAGTCCATCCGCAGCGGGGCCAGTTCCTCCATGAGCTCGGCCCGGCGCCGCATCGGGAAGGACGCGCAGACGCCGACGTGCTGGAGGCGGCCGCCGCCGTCGTAGAGGCCGAGCAGCAGCGAGCCGACGACCGGACCGCTCTTGTGCGGGCGCAGGCCGGCGACGACGCAGTCGGCGGTGCGCTCGTGCTTGACCTTCACCAGGACGCGTTCACCGGGCCGGTACTCCAGTTGCGGGGGCTTGGCGACGACCCCGTCCAGGCCTGCGCCCTCGAAGCGGTCGAACCAGTCCTCAGCGAGCGCGATGTCGTCGGTGGCGGGCGCGGTGAAGACCGGCGCCGCCGCGTCCCGCAGCGCCGCTGTCAGCGCCGTCCTGCGGTCCCGCTGCGGGTCCGCCATCAGCGACCTGTCTCCGAGGGCGAGCAGGTCGAAGGCGACGAAGCTCGCGGGTGTCACCTCCGCCAGATGGCGTACCCGCGAGTCGGCGGGGTGGATCCGCTCGAGCAGCGCGTCGAAGTCCAGCCGCCCGTCGCGCGCGATGACGATCTCGCCGTCGAGCACGCACCGCCGCGGGATCCGGCTCCGCAGCGCCTCCACCACCTCGGGGAAGTAGCGGGTGAGCGGCTTGGTGGAGCGGCTGCCCAGCTCGATCTCGTCGCCGTCGCGGAAGACGATCGCACGGAAGCCGTCCCACTTGGCCTCGTACTGCATACCGGCCGGAATGGCCTTCGCGGCCTTGGCCAGCATCGGCTGCACAGGGGGCATCACCGGCAGGTCCATGCTCCGATTGTGCCCGCCTGCGCCGCACAGGGCGCGCCGGCGGACGGCGCGGCCTAGCGTGGGGGCATGGCAGAGACGCTGGAGCTGACCGTCGGCGACAGGACCGTCCGGGTGTCGCATCCGGACAAGGTCTACTTCCCGCAGCGCGGTCTGACCAAGGCCGACCTGGTGCGCTACTACCTCAGCGTCGGCGACGGCGTCCTGCGGGCGCTGCGGGACCGCCCCACGACGCTGGAGCGCTACATCAGCGGCGTGGAAGGCGAGTCGTTCTTCCAGAAACGCGCGCCGAAGAATCTGCCCGGCTGGATCCCGACCGGCCGCATCTCCTTCCCCAGCGGCCGCTATGCCGACGAGATCTGCCCGACCGAGGTCGCCGCCGTGCTGTGGGCGGCCAACCTCGGCACCTTCACCTTTCACCCCTGGCCGGTCCGCCGCGGCGACACCGAGCACCCGGACGAGCTGCGGATCGACCTCGACCCGCAG from Streptomyces sp. NBC_01198 includes these protein-coding regions:
- the mscL gene encoding large conductance mechanosensitive channel protein MscL, giving the protein MKGFRTFLLRGNVVDLAVGIVIGAAFTALVNGFVKAFLTPIVGIISGATGNFSARTFHASGVTFPYGIFIDATISFVIVAAVIYFLVMLPMNRMQERFFPKATGAPMRECPECLTAIPAAAKRCSACTAPVPPTVAPQGGPADVAR
- a CDS encoding MarR family transcriptional regulator, with product MDTRTTETAQAAGPAPATADEVTGRLADQLLRLSRRLHRAQRRLLEPLGITPAQARLLRTLAHCDEPPRMADLAQRLDVVPRAVTTLVDALEEQELLRRVPDPHSRRVIRIELCDGGRRALDDLRSARRTAAAEILAPLDDGSRAALTELLAALDPDEGAERRRC
- a CDS encoding ABC transporter ATP-binding protein — its product is MTYTLRRGLAYPRPRRHIPRSPLRPENDLASRWTPPQKKPAAPTDVRRIVRLFRPYRGRLAVVGVLVALSSLVSVASPFLLRAILDTAIPQGRTGLLSLLALGMIATAVATGVFGVLQTLISTTVGQRVMHDLRTAVYERLQRMSLAFFTRTRTGEVQSRIANDIGGMQATVTSTATSLVSNATAVIASVVAMAALDWRLTIVSLLLLPLFVWIARRVGRERKKIATERQKQMASMSAIVTESLSVSGILLGRTMGRADSLTRDFSTESERLVDLEVRSNMQGRWRMAVIGIVMSAMPALLYWAAGLTTGHGGPAISIGTLVAFVSLQQGLFRPTVSLLATGVQMQTSLALFQRIFEYLDLPLDITERPGARSLGTVRGDVAFDGVDFAYDPESGAPTLRGIDVTVPAGGSLAVVGATGSGKSTLSYLVPRLYDVTAGRVTIDGIDVRDLTFDTLAAAVGVVSQETYLFHASVAENLRFAKPDATDEEIHAAARAAQIHDHITGLPDGYDTLVGERGYRFSGGEKQRLAIARTILRNPPVLILDEATSALDTRTEQAVQDAIDTLSAGRTTLTIAHRLSTVRDADQIVVLDAGRIVERGTHDELLAAGGRYAALVRRDTQLATSAP
- a CDS encoding DoxX family protein; this encodes MPARSAQLLAGLLAGAAVTHFARPEPYDALVPSALPGSARTWTQASGAVEAVLAAAVALPATRRTGALLTAGFFVAVFPANVKMAYDWRHRRTPYRAAAYARLPVQVPLVLWALKVSRSAGVTSPG
- a CDS encoding LutC/YkgG family protein, with the protein product MTIHQAPDGSPGPADGAREEILRRIRQALGNPASTTPDPTAVPRTYLTTHVHHTPEQRTALLADNLTDYRAHVHHTDQAGLPATVARLLSEHGTRTAVVPPGVPAAWLSAATGVDVHHDTDADPLTPRQLDAVDTVVTGCALAIAETGTIVLDAAPDQGRRVLTLVPDHHVCVIDASGQVVDSLPQALPRLDPARPQTWISGPSATSDIELERVEGVHGPRTLDVILVTSPPPSG
- a CDS encoding lactate utilization protein B — its product is MSGTFVGLPSFPQAAAVSTQDTQLRANLRHATRTIRDKRATAIGELSDWPQLRAAGAAIKDHTLAHLDHYLRQLEAAVTAAGGTVHWAADADQANRIIADLIHATGETQVVKVKSMATQETGLNEALQAEGITAYETDLAELIVQLGDDRPSHILVPAIHRNRHQIRDIFTDQMAAWGRPAPEDLTDDPAALAEAARLHLREKFLTTKVAISGANFMVAETGTLVVLESEGNGRMCLTLPDTLISLVGIEKTIPTWQDLEVFLQTLPRSSTAERMNPYTTMWTGTTSHDGPQNFHLVLLDNGRTDTLADTTGREALRCIRCSACLNVCPVYERAGGHAYGTPYPGPIGAILTPQLQGTSTPLTASLPYASTLCGACYDVCPVAINIPQILVHLREQTAQGGTTTSRGTPATATPASGHAAMRAAMRAATWTLTHPRTLHQAQSLATKTRRLHPKNPPGPAAAWTNTRDLPPLPAHTFNHWWKHHHSTEGTPQP
- a CDS encoding (Fe-S)-binding protein, encoding MRVALFVTCVNDLLYPETGRAVVRLLERLGVEVDFPPGQTCCGQPQYNTGYRHLSEPLVRHHASVFEGYDYVVTPSGSCAAMVRESYPRIAQRAAEEGRESAAGLARAAALAVPRTYELTEFLVDVLGVTDVGAYFPHTVTYHPSCHGLRVLGLGGRPRQLLEAVRGLELRELPRAEECCGFGGTFAVKNPHVSAAMGQDKIDNAAGTGAEVLCGADNSCLMHLGGMISRQGTALRAVHIAEILASTEDQPYTAPELTGKIR
- a CDS encoding NAD(P)-binding domain-containing protein; its protein translation is MNDAVREVEVAVVGAGQAGLSAGYFLRRAGLAPDTGFVMLDHSPGAGGAWQFRWPSLTYGKAHRVHDLPGMPLGDGDPERPSAEVVGDYFARYEQRFDLRVHRPVDVAAVREGDGGRLRIETGAGTWSARALINATGTWDRPFLPYYPGQETFLGRQLHTAGYRGAADFAGSHVVVVGGGTSAVQLLMELAEVARTTWVTRRPPVFHSGPFTEEWGRGAVALVEQRVREGLPPQSVVSVTGLAATDAVQQAMERGILRRQEMFDRITPHGVAWDDGRTLDADAILWATGFRAALDHLAPLRLREPGGGIAVEGTRVVKDPRIHLVGYGPSASTIGANRAGRSAVREIRALLAEAPADPARPAGPGRDRSLESAR
- a CDS encoding glycoside hydrolase family 3 N-terminal domain-containing protein — protein: MRGRHGRLPEWILRGLENGTPGAAVDAQGPAARVTAEALRAALPDALAGHPGGDAHGSGDGNAAAADLVAAGANLHLAVRPELRADQTRVFVTDLQTHGVAAALGPFTAGGSLRPFAEGAAAGVRAITAGHAPVPGDEQLPAMLSIRAVTGVLRGELGYGGVVLSDTLDAPSIVDGWGVPGAAVLAWIAGVDLVRLGPSSGAGVRDAIHAAAARAVADGDLPQWRLEEAAERVARLRRWASEPRMPAAEPAPAAGCG
- a CDS encoding YjbQ family protein, whose protein sequence is MADHYRSRVIDVSTGSVESVYDLTADCADFLREEAGGSDGLLNVFVPHATAGVAVIEMGAGSDDDLLAALRDLLPADDRWRHRHGSPGHGRDHVLPALVPPHATLPVVGGRLELGTWQSVVLVDTNRDNPRRQVRLSFLA
- a CDS encoding ATP-dependent DNA ligase, coding for MDLPVMPPVQPMLAKAAKAIPAGMQYEAKWDGFRAIVFRDGDEIELGSRSTKPLTRYFPEVVEALRSRIPRRCVLDGEIVIARDGRLDFDALLERIHPADSRVRHLAEVTPASFVAFDLLALGDRSLMADPQRDRRTALTAALRDAAAPVFTAPATDDIALAEDWFDRFEGAGLDGVVAKPPQLEYRPGERVLVKVKHERTADCVVAGLRPHKSGPVVGSLLLGLYDGGGRLQHVGVCASFPMRRRAELMEELAPLRMDSVAGHPWQDWASEEAQASGRLPGGPSRWTGKKDLSWVPLRPERVVEVAYDHMQGDRFRHTAQFRRWRPDREPEQCTYAQLQEPVGYDLADFLSGGLR